In a genomic window of Mycolicibacter heraklionensis:
- a CDS encoding LLM class flavin-dependent oxidoreductase: protein MQFGIFTVGDVTVDPTTGRAPTEAERIKATVAIAKKAEEVGLDVFATGEHHNPPFVPSSPTTLLGYIAAQTERIQLTTATTLITTNDPVKIAEDYSVLQHLADGRVDLMLGRGNTGPVYPWFGKDIRAALPLTVENYQLLRRLWREDVVDFSGEYRTPLHGFTLAPRPLDGIPPFVWHGSIRSPEIAELAAHFGDGFFANHIFWPASHTKRMVQLYRQRFAHYGHGGADQAIVGLGGQVFLRPNSQDAVNEFRPYFDNAPVYGHGPSLEEFSAQTPLTVGSPQQVIDKTLGFRDYVGDYQRQLFLVDHAGLPLKTVLEQLDLLGEHVIPVLRKEFAIGRPAHVPGAPTHQSLVEAARQPEIQEAS from the coding sequence GTCACCGTCGACCCCACCACCGGCCGCGCGCCGACGGAGGCCGAGCGCATCAAGGCGACCGTGGCGATCGCCAAGAAGGCCGAGGAAGTCGGCCTGGACGTCTTCGCCACCGGTGAGCATCACAACCCGCCGTTCGTGCCGTCGTCGCCGACAACCCTGCTGGGCTATATCGCGGCGCAGACCGAGCGCATACAGCTGACCACCGCCACCACGCTGATCACCACGAACGACCCGGTGAAGATCGCCGAGGACTACAGCGTGCTGCAGCACCTCGCCGACGGCCGAGTGGACCTGATGCTGGGGCGCGGAAACACCGGCCCGGTGTATCCCTGGTTCGGCAAGGACATCCGGGCCGCTTTGCCGCTGACCGTGGAGAACTATCAGTTGCTGCGCCGGCTGTGGCGCGAGGACGTCGTCGACTTCAGTGGTGAGTACCGCACCCCGTTGCACGGGTTCACCCTGGCGCCGCGTCCGCTGGACGGGATCCCCCCGTTCGTCTGGCACGGGTCGATCCGCAGTCCCGAAATCGCCGAACTCGCGGCGCACTTCGGTGACGGCTTCTTCGCCAACCACATCTTCTGGCCGGCGTCGCACACCAAACGGATGGTGCAGCTGTACCGCCAGCGCTTCGCGCACTACGGCCACGGTGGTGCCGATCAGGCGATCGTGGGGCTCGGCGGGCAGGTGTTCCTGCGGCCCAACAGCCAGGATGCGGTGAACGAGTTCCGACCGTACTTCGACAACGCCCCGGTCTACGGCCACGGCCCGAGCCTGGAGGAGTTCAGCGCCCAGACTCCGCTGACGGTCGGCTCGCCGCAGCAGGTGATCGACAAGACGCTGGGCTTCCGTGACTACGTGGGCGACTACCAACGCCAGCTGTTCCTGGTCGACCATGCCGGTCTGCCGTTGAAGACGGTGCTTGAGCAGCTCGATCTGCTGGGTGAGCACGTTATCCCGGTGCTGCGCAAGGAATTCGCCATCGGCCGGCCCGCGCACGTTCCCGGTGCGCCGACGCACCAGTCCCTGGTTGAGGCTGCGCGGCAACCCGAAATCCAGGAGGCGTCATGA
- a CDS encoding CE1759 family FMN reductase encodes MRLVVISGGLREPSSTRLLADRLAAAVRAELGQVDIEVVELRHLARAITDAMLTGFASAELEAVFDAVAASDGAIAVTPTFNATFSGLFKSFFDVLPEQTLDGTPVLIAATGGTERHSLVLDHALRPMFCYLHALVSPTGVYAATSDFGAQGLSERITKAARDFARLLELRGPRRSDTASVEINEMQRLLAGA; translated from the coding sequence ATGAGACTGGTCGTGATCAGCGGCGGGTTGCGTGAGCCGTCGTCCACCCGGCTGCTGGCCGACCGGCTCGCCGCGGCGGTCCGCGCCGAGCTCGGGCAGGTCGACATCGAGGTCGTCGAGTTGCGGCACCTGGCTCGGGCGATCACCGACGCCATGTTGACCGGGTTCGCCTCGGCGGAGCTGGAGGCGGTGTTCGACGCGGTCGCGGCCAGTGACGGAGCGATCGCGGTGACGCCGACGTTCAACGCGACGTTCAGCGGGTTGTTCAAGTCGTTCTTCGACGTGCTGCCCGAGCAGACCCTGGACGGCACGCCGGTGCTGATCGCGGCGACCGGCGGCACCGAACGGCACTCGCTGGTGCTGGACCACGCCCTGCGTCCGATGTTCTGCTATCTGCATGCGCTGGTGTCGCCCACCGGCGTGTACGCGGCGACGTCCGACTTCGGCGCGCAGGGACTGTCTGAGCGGATTACCAAGGCGGCCAGGGACTTCGCTCGGCTACTAGAACTGCGCGGACCCCGCCGCAGCGATACGGCCAGCGTGGAAATCAATGAGATGCAACGCCTGCTCGCAGGCGCCTAG
- the wrbA gene encoding NAD(P)H:quinone oxidoreductase: protein MTKLAVIYYSATGHGTKMAQRVAQAGEAAGAEVRVRHIQETRDPETFAHNPAWSANYSATKDLPAATGDDIVWADAVIFGSPTRFGSPSAQFRNFLDGLGGLWAKGELADKVYAGFTSSQTAHGGQEATLLNLYVSLMHFGGILVPPGYTDPIKFADGNPYGVGHVTGPNNQNDLDEATLAALDHLATRVVGVAAKLAAG from the coding sequence ATGACGAAGTTGGCGGTTATCTACTACTCGGCTACCGGGCACGGCACCAAGATGGCGCAGCGGGTGGCCCAGGCGGGCGAGGCGGCGGGCGCCGAGGTCCGCGTGCGGCACATCCAGGAGACGCGCGACCCGGAGACCTTTGCCCACAACCCGGCGTGGAGCGCCAACTACTCGGCGACCAAGGACCTGCCGGCGGCCACCGGCGACGACATCGTCTGGGCGGACGCCGTCATCTTCGGCTCGCCCACCCGATTCGGTTCCCCCTCAGCACAATTCCGGAACTTTCTGGACGGGCTTGGCGGGCTGTGGGCCAAGGGCGAACTCGCCGACAAGGTCTATGCCGGCTTCACCTCGAGTCAGACCGCCCATGGTGGGCAGGAAGCCACGCTGCTGAATCTCTACGTGTCGCTGATGCATTTCGGCGGCATCCTGGTCCCGCCGGGCTACACCGACCCGATCAAGTTCGCCGACGGCAACCCCTACGGCGTCGGGCACGTCACCGGACCGAACAACCAGAACGATCTGGACGAGGCCACGCTGGCCGCACTCGACCACCTGGCCACCCGGGTGGTGGGCGTCGCCGCCAAGCTCGCGGCGGGGTGA